A region of the Methanobrevibacter sp. genome:
ATGACGAGTCACTTAAAAGTAAAGTTGATGCGGTCATTGGCATAAATGATAATGTTAAAGAAATCATTGCACCTTTGGTTTATGTGGTGCCATTGCAATTGATTGCCTATTACATTACTCTTGAAAAGGGTCATGACCCTGACAAGCCTAAGAATTTGGCAAAATGCGTAACTGTAGAATAAGGTGTTTTCAACCTTTTTTTACAATTTCTATTTTTTTATTATTTCTGCTTTAAATCTTGTTTTAAGCTATTTTAGTTAGCTTTTTATTTGTTTTCAACTTTAAATCCTATTGTTATTATTCGCATTTAACTAAATCTTTTGTTATTATAAACTAGTATTACTAATTAAATGGATGTTTAGTTGGCTTTTATTAATTATAAAAATTTGAATTTCATTTGAAAATTTTCTTTTGTTATCAATTTCAATAAATTTAATCTTTTTAAAGTATTTATAAACTTATAAATGTTTATTTTAACCAAATTAAATCTATTTGTACTTTTTTCAAAAATCAAAAGCTTTTTATACATAAAGTAAAATAAGTTATTATCACAAACGGTTAAATGGGGTTAACTTATGTTTGATAAAAAAATGAGTTTATTTTTAATAACTCTAGTATTCATGTTATCAATTTCTGCAGTTTCTGCAGCAGATGTAAATTCAACTGATGACATGCTTGCTGGAGAAGTTGATGAGGAGCCTCCTTCGGGAAGTGCCAACTCAATTTCTGTAGATGGGGATACTTTAACTGCTGATTCTGATTCCAATTATACGCTGACTAGCAGTAATGTAAAAACATACTACAGCGGATATGATTATAATGTTGTTCTAACTCAAGACAATAAGCCCGTAAAGGGAGCTTCTGTTAATTTTAACGTCAACGGATTGGATTATACAAAAACTACTGATGCAAACGGTAAGGCTACACTTCCTTTGAATTTAGATGCGGGCAGCTATACTATTTCTGCATCTTATGAGAATGCTTTTAACTCTAATACGGTAAAAGTAGTTTCCACAATAAAGGCAAATGATCTAACTAAGATATATAAGAATACCAATCAGTTCACCGCCACTTTTTTAAACAATAAAGGAAATCCGTTGAAAAATACTAACGTTAAATTTATATTGAATGGCAAGACATATACCAAGAAAACCAATTCTAAAGGAGTGGCAAGCTTAAGCGTTGATTTGAAAGTAGGAACTTATAAAATTGACATTGTCCATCCGAATGGATACAAGGTTTCTCGAAACATCACAATCAAGACATCCGTTATTGCATCTGACGTTTCAAAACATTATTTGAGTTCCAAAGTATTTTCAGCTACATTTTATGGCAAGAACGGTAAGGTTTTAGCCAATAAATATGTCAAATTTTATGCGCATGGAAACTACTTTACAGCTAAGACAAATTCCAAAGGTGTTGCGACCTTAAAGATTATTTCAAAGCCAACCACCTTTAAGATGTATTCAATAAATCCGCAGACAGGAGAAAAAGCAGTCAATACAGTTAAGATTTCACCAACCATGGAGGCAGAAAAGATGACTGTATTTTCAGATGAAACATCAACATTCAAAGTTAAGCTTTACAAAGACGATAAATTGGTGAAAAACGCAAATGTGCATGTCTATATTAATGGGGTAAAAAAGGTTGCTAAAACAGATGCAAACGGTATCGCCAGCGTCAATTTCAAATTGAGTGCTGGAACATACAGTTTCAAGTCTTATGATCCTTATACCAAATCCTCAATATATACTTCAGTTGTTGTTAAATGCGCTTCCATTAAAGCAAGTGATGCCTATGCAGCATCAAATAGGACTTCAGTATTTACCGCAACTCTCTTGAATTCGGATGGAAGCCTTGCGAAAAATAAGGATATGGAAATTACGCTCAATAATGTGACTCATAAAGTCAGGACCAATTCCAATGGCGCTGCAACTCTTGAGTTCAATCTTGATGTGGGTACATATGTGGTTACTTGTAAAGATTTGGCTAGCGGTTTCATATTAAATAAGACAATAACCGTTTATCCATTAGATACTGGAAAATCATATAATCAATATGGTGTTTCAGAGGACGGATTAACCATTTTAGCTATTGGAAGGGCTTCCGCTGCGGGTGAATATTACACATATGGCTACACTTTCTATGCAACAGAATTCAATAGAACTTGCCCATACTGTGGCAGCCATGAGCTTTACTGGAGCATTTTCTGGGCAGGCAGTGAAACTGCAAATTATGGCGTTTTCCCTGCAACAGGTAAAAAAGAGGGCAGTAGCGCTGAAGGAGCAGTGCTATGTGCAAAATGTGACAGTGACTGGTCCGTATTTGGACACAATCATGGAGGAACTGGTGGCGATTTGACTGTTGTTACCGGTACTCACTCTTGCAGTAAAGCGGATGCTTACACTTTAAAAAGCGGAACTTATGTATCTCCATAATTTCCTGTTTTTACTTTTTTTAATCTTTTTTCCATCTCTAGGATTCTAGTTCTGGAATTGTTTTCAATATCCTGTTTTTTTGAGTAATCAGTTTCGCATTCAACGATATATTCCGCTTCGGGTGATGTTGTTGATGGAATGTTCATCTTGGCCAGGTTGCGCTCGACACGCCTTTTCAGTTTTTCATCATCCATTTCACAAGCCAGAAATATCGGTGTTTTGACTGCAGATGAAATTTTAGTGTTGTGGCGAGCTTCATGCCTTTCTTCTGTTCTTTCATCTAGAATATGCTCGCTGGTACTGTTCAAATTGATGTCCCTGAATGGAATTCCTACATCAGACAGGGCGATTCTTATCTCATCATTTTTCGGAAGGGATGTATCAAGCATCAATGGATTTGGACTGGCCAGTGTTCCACCCTGCTTTCTTCCAAATATCGGGCCTTGGCCAATGTAGAAATCCGCTTCTATAAACCCTGCTCTTACAGGAGCGGAAGATGTGTAAGTTGCTATGATGCCGTCATATTTAATCACTCGTCTGAATTCCCTGAAAAATTCGACTGAAAACAGTTCGGGAGCCATGTTCTGGCTGAACGGATCTAGAAAAATTGCATCATAGCTATTGTCTTTCAGTTTCTGAACGGTCTGTCTTGCATCTTCAATGTAAACGTTGATATTGATGTTTTCTGGAATTTCACAGGTTTCCAAACTCAAGGTTGCATAATCCTGTCTAATGAGCTCCTCTTCAATGGCTTTTTTGGTGATGTCATGCTCTTTGATGGGTGATGGAACCAAAAGTCCACAGGCAAGTGTTGCCTTGGATATTTCCACCATATCAACAGTCAATTTTGAATCGTTGCCATTTTTCATGAAATCCGCAATGGCGGCTGATGTGTTGTAACCTATTCCTGCACAAATGTCCAAAATTGCAATGTCCGCATCATAGTTGAATTTCATCGGTTTGATAAACTTCTCAAACGACTCGCTTATTGCACCTGTAGATGTATGTAATGTTTCAACTTTGTGATTTATTTCTTTTGAATTAATAGAATAAGATCCATCATCAGTTAAAACGAAGTAATTGTTGTAAGTGTCAAAAAAATTAAGTCTGCTTTCATTATTTCGACTACTTTTTTCTTCATCGAAACATTGGTTTATTAAATCAAATATGTCATCATTGATTATTCTTGCATCATTCTCGTAAGTCATTTTATCTAGGTTTAATTTTTGGATTTTATTTGTTATAAATTAACATTATATTTTCATTTTTCGATTTAGTTAAAATTTCACACGAAAACTAATTTTCAACATGTTAATTTAATTTTTAATTTTCAGGTTGAGCAAGATTTATATAATTTCTAATTTAATGTTTATTTAGATATTGTTAAACTCCAAGGAATTCGTTGGAGGTAATTTTTGATGCGAACTTAATATAATCTAGTTTTTAATGAATCATTAAGTTCAATTAAATTAATTAATTAAGGTTAAATAAATGTTTGAAATTAAAGCTAAAGATAATATGGGGCGGGTTGGTGTT
Encoded here:
- a CDS encoding MnmC family methyltransferase, which encodes MTYENDARIINDDIFDLINQCFDEEKSSRNNESRLNFFDTYNNYFVLTDDGSYSINSKEINHKVETLHTSTGAISESFEKFIKPMKFNYDADIAILDICAGIGYNTSAAIADFMKNGNDSKLTVDMVEISKATLACGLLVPSPIKEHDITKKAIEEELIRQDYATLSLETCEIPENININVYIEDARQTVQKLKDNSYDAIFLDPFSQNMAPELFSVEFFREFRRVIKYDGIIATYTSSAPVRAGFIEADFYIGQGPIFGRKQGGTLASPNPLMLDTSLPKNDEIRIALSDVGIPFRDINLNSTSEHILDERTEERHEARHNTKISSAVKTPIFLACEMDDEKLKRRVERNLAKMNIPSTTSPEAEYIVECETDYSKKQDIENNSRTRILEMEKRLKKVKTGNYGDT